In the genome of Fervidobacterium nodosum Rt17-B1, the window TAGGAAAATAAATAAGAAAATATTAGAAGACGCTGTCAATGGAAAATACAAAATACTGTACATAGCCCCAGAAAGAATTGACAATGAAACATGGAAAAAATACTTACCCAACTTGAAAATATCATTCGTCGTAGTTGACGAAGCACATTGCATATCTGTATGGGGTCATGACTTCAGACCAGATTATAGAAAAATTAGAGAAATAATAAGAGCTGTGCCAAAAAGCATACCTGTATTAGCTGTAACAGCAACAGCCGACGATTTCATCGCAGAAGATATTAAAGAACAGATGCAATCGTATATTGGAGAAGATATAGAAATAGTGAGAAATGATCTATTTAGAGAAAATTTAAGAATTAGAGTTATAGAAGTAAATGGTGAAGAAGAAAAACTAGCTTTTTTACTGCGATACCTTAAAGAAAATAACAACGGTAGTGGAATTGTTTACACCGCTTCAAGAGGAAGAGCGGAAAAATACTCTAGATGGTTAAGATTCAACAACATTAACGCTATATATTACCATTCAGAAATTAAAAGTAAAGATAGAAAAACCATAGAGAAAGAATTTTTCGAAAACAAATATAAATGTGTAGTCGCGACAAACGCTTTAGGAATGGGAATAGACAAAAAAGACATAAGATTCATCATTCATACAGAATTTCCTGGATCCTTGATACACTATTACCAAGAAATAGGAAGGGCAGGTAGAGATAATAAACCATCTGATATAATATTGTTGTACGATGAAAAAGATATAGAAATACAAGAATACTTTATTGATCAAAGCAAACCAGAAAGATATAAATATGAATTAGTTTTAATTTCTTTGAAAAGAAAGAGAGCCACTTTCGATGAATTAGTGAATGAAACCAAATTGCGCAAAAGAGAAGTTAATAACATATTAGTAGATTTGCAAGACCAAAGAGCTATATTTAAAAACAATTTAGATGGAAAAACATACTACGAATACAATCCAAACTTTAAAGAAATCAACTATGCCAAAATCGAGGAGATAAAGAGATATAAATTAAAAAAAATTGTACGATTTTAAAGATTTTGTTTATAGCAGAAAATGTAGAATGAATTATCTCTGCAACTATTTAGGTAACCATACTACAAGAAAATGCGGCGCCTGTGATAATGATACCAATAGATTTATAAGCGCGAATATATCACAGCAAGAAAGACAACTGTTAAAAAAGTTCTACTCTATTATTCACAGATCGTAGATATGATTATTAATATTTATCTTAAAAAACTAAAAAATTCGAATCAAAGGGGACTAAAATATGAATAACGAAGCTACCTGTGTATTATCTTTAATCCGAACTAATCTAACAAAAGAAAAAATAAATAAAATCATAAACTTTGCTTCTGAAAACAATATAAGTATAAGCAAAGTACTAAAATTTGATGAAAGTAAATTTCAGGAATTATTTTCATTCTCAAAAGAAGATATACAAGAAGTATTAAAAGCAAAGGACAATCTTGGAAATTCAAGCTTTCTCTTGGAAGACATAACTTCTAAAGGAATTTATTTAATCACCGTACTAGATGAAGAGTATCCCAAAAAGCTAAAAGAAAATCTAAGTATAGACGAACTTCCTCCCATGCTATTTTGTAAGGGCAACACGGATTTACTAAATGAAAAGCACATATCCATCGTTGGAAGTAAAAACGCAAATGAAATATCCATCGAATTCGCCAAAAATATAACAAAAAAGGCCGCAAAAAACGGTCAAGTAGTAGTGAGTGGATATGAAAAAACTATTGATAAAGCAATTATAGAAAGCACAATAAACAATGGTGGCAGAGCTATCATACTCCTATCCCAAGGAATACTCTTATTCCAAATTCCAAACGAATACTACGAATACTACACAGATGGAAACATACTAATATTAAGCATATACACACCAAATTCCAAATGGGATAATAATAAAACAATAGAAACTGAAAAAATCAAATTCGCCTTCGGAGATGAAATATACATCGCAGACATAAAACACGAAGACGAAATTTGGAACAGCACAGTAGCTATAAAAAATAAAACAGAAAACATTTTTGTTAGACAGCCAGAAGACACAGAAGATACCGCAAACCTAGAATTGATAAACAAAGGATTAAAGGCTGTAAACATAATTGGCGAAATACTAGAAAAAGAAAAAAGCATTGAAGAACATATAATAGACATACTAAGAGATAGAAAATTGAAAGCTTCCCAAATAAGAGAAGAGCTAAAAAAGAAAGGAATAGAAATCTCTTCCCAAAAACTTACACACCTGATAAAAAGTATTCCAAATATTGAGACAGAAAAAGATAGTGCTGGTAATAGATACTATCTAAAAGACTCTCCTGAACAATCCCAAATATCTTACGAAAACCTTCCTTTGTTCAGAGAGGTGGAAAAATAAAATTTCTGTTTTGAAAATGCTCAATTACTTATTCCTTTTCGAACGTATAAAGCTTCATTCATTCTTTTATTTACTCATCTCCTTCATATAAACCAAAGGTAACAATTTGAATCACTCTCCAATAAAATTTGGTTCATTTGGCTTATAAATAAAGCCTACCTATTTCTCATTACCTACATTTGAACCATTTATGACCCCATCACTCCAGGTTTGATAATTTCAGAAATATTCTGATGAACATTATTCCTTGATTTCTAAATACTTTGAATAACAAAATTCTTGAAAGCTGTAAAATAGATTGATTATTGTCCTTTTAATTTATTGTAATAAAATAGAAATAATGTGCTATAATTATGTTTAGTGGGGGAAATTAGATTGTAGTAAAGATAAAAAGGGGAAATATCGAATATGAGCTTTAAAGAGTTATATTTGAAAAGAACATATTCGTCGGAAGTTGATGATATTTTAAATGACTTTTACATTCCTGTCTTAAAAAAATCCGTTAATTACTTTCGAATTTCCGGATTTTTTACTTCTGAGTCCCTAGCTATTGCTGCAAGAGGTATTTTAGGATTAATAAAGAATGAAGGTCAGATGAAGTTAATCGCTTCACCAAAATTAACGTCAGAAGACGTAAAAACAATTATAACTGCCAAAGAAGAACCTTATAAGTACATTAGCCATATCCTCGACAAAAGTACCGAGACTTTAGAAGATGAATTCACTAAAGACCATCTATTCGCATTAGGATGGATGATAGCAAATAACAAACTTGATATTAAAATTGCTATTATCTACAAACCTGAAGGAACTATAATGAGCTTTGATGAAATTGCATCTTCCGGTCTATTCCATCAAAAAATAGGTATATTCATAGATAATGACGGAAATATTATGTCTTTCAGTGGTTCAGTAAATGAAACACTCTCAGGATGGCAGAAGAATATAGAAGAGTTTAAAGTATTTAGAAGTTGGGTTGAAGTTGAAAAAGAGTACGCTTTAGAAGATTTAAAGAAATTTGAAAAATATTGGAATAATGAAGCCACTAATTTGGAAGTAATTGATATCCCCCAAGCAATTAGAGAAAAATTAATACAAATTGTTCCAAAAGATTTCGACATTAATTCACTTGAAAAATGGTATAAAAACTCAGATAATAAAACTAAAAAAATACAGCTTTTTAAACACCAAATTGACGCAATTGATAGTTGGGGATCTAATAACTACAGAGGCATTATATCAATGGCAACAGGGACTGGCAAAACTTACACTGCTATCGGAGCCATTGATAGAGTTATCAGAGAAAATGAAAAAAACTTTATTGTTATATCAGTCCCATATTCACACCTAATCGAACAATGGTATAAATCCATAAGAACCTACGGTTTAAACATAAATTTTGTAGTAAAATGCTTTTCGGAGAATAATAGATGGTATAGTGACCTTAAAAGATATGTGCGAAAACTTTTGCTGGGACAAATTAAAAACTTACTAGTTATTTCCACTCATGATACGTTAGTAAGCGACAAAATGAACGAAATCATATTAGATTTAAAACCAGACATTCAAACATTGATAGTAGCCGATGAAGTACACAGCATTGGATCTCTAAAAAGACGCGAAAATCTCTCAAAGATCTTTGATTACAGACTAGGTTTAAGTGCCACTCCGAAGAGAATGTACGATGAATTCGGCAATATTTTCTTGAAAGAATACTTTGGAGAAATTGTTTACGAATTTTCTCTTTGTGATGCTATATATAGTATTAACCCTTTAACTTACACATCTTTCCTAAATCCCTATTACTATTACCCCTATTTATGTTTACTAACTAACGAAGAGACAAAAAGATATAACGAACTTACTAATAAGATATTAAAATTGCTGGGAAATTCTTTCGACAATATTTTTGAAGAAATTGAGAAAAATGAAGAAATCAAAACACTTCTTATAAGAAGGAGCAAGATTATAAAATCTGCGAGAAACAAATTAAAAGTACTAGAAAAAATAATTCAGGATATTGAAAGCAAACATGGAGAAGTTAGTAACACAATCATCTTTACAGATGATAAATTAATAAACCAAACATTAGAAATCTTAAAATCAAAAAAGATATACGCCGTAAAATTTACACAAGAATTGTCAAATAAAGAAAGAATTGAAATATTAAAAGATTTTGGAGAAGGATATATTCAAGCACTTGTTGCAATGAAAATACTCGATGAAGGTGTAGATGTTCCTGAATCAAAAATAGCAGTCATAATGTCAAGTAGCACAAATCCAAGGGAATTTATTCAAAGAATTGGTAGGGTCTTAAGGATTTCAGATAATAAAGGATATTCCTACGTTTACGATATTATAACAAAACCAGCATATGTTGAAGATTCAATATTAAATTTAGAGAGCAATTTATTTAGAGCAGAAAGAGAAAGAGTAAAGATCATTGCAAAGTGTGCTTTAAACTATAAAGAAGTAATGGATGAAATAAATAAATTATAAAAAAGAAAGAGGTGGTAAAAATGCTCAAATACTCAACTAGCAAGCTATATGATAGTTTGGAAAAAGAAACTATATCAGAATTTGGTGAAGAAGGAAAAGATGTTTTCTTACTAATTTGGGAAATCTTTTCCGAATATATGAACATTTCTGGAAACGAAGAAAATAAATTCATAGACAAATCAATAAACCTCATAGACAACTTTTTCGAAAATAAATAAAAATACTCATACTACCAACTAAAAAGGTGGTGATAATTTTGAGGCTGGAAAAAATTAAATTGTACAATTTCAAACAATACAGAGACTTTGAAATCGATTTTTCAAAATTTCCCCAGGATAATAAAGACTTCCACGTTATTGTTGCCAAAATGGGAGTTGGTAAAAGCAACTTACTTGAAGCTATAAATTGGTGTTTGTACGGAAAAGAACTTTTTGGAAATATAGCCAAACCAACCGATCCCAACGTCTTAAGCAACAGTTGCTTGGACAAAGATGGAACACATACCGTAAGAGTGGTTTTAAACTTAAAAGATACAGATAAAAACGAATACTTTATAAATCGATATTCTAAATTTAAAGTTAGTGATAGAAAAGCTACTTCATTAAATGAGGTTTATTTAATATTTGGCAAAAACAACGAACTTGTGAGAAAAGAATTAGATGCAAAAAAGGAAGTCGAAATTTTAATGCCTGAAGACCTTAGGGATCATTTTTTCTTTAATGGTGAAAGATTGGACAACTATTTCGATAACGTACAGAGTGAAAAAATTACGAAAGTA includes:
- a CDS encoding DEAD/DEAH box helicase family protein yields the protein MKLIASPKLTSEDVKTIITAKEEPYKYISHILDKSTETLEDEFTKDHLFALGWMIANNKLDIKIAIIYKPEGTIMSFDEIASSGLFHQKIGIFIDNDGNIMSFSGSVNETLSGWQKNIEEFKVFRSWVEVEKEYALEDLKKFEKYWNNEATNLEVIDIPQAIREKLIQIVPKDFDINSLEKWYKNSDNKTKKIQLFKHQIDAIDSWGSNNYRGIISMATGTGKTYTAIGAIDRVIRENEKNFIVISVPYSHLIEQWYKSIRTYGLNINFVVKCFSENNRWYSDLKRYVRKLLLGQIKNLLVISTHDTLVSDKMNEIILDLKPDIQTLIVADEVHSIGSLKRRENLSKIFDYRLGLSATPKRMYDEFGNIFLKEYFGEIVYEFSLCDAIYSINPLTYTSFLNPYYYYPYLCLLTNEETKRYNELTNKILKLLGNSFDNIFEEIEKNEEIKTLLIRRSKIIKSARNKLKVLEKIIQDIESKHGEVSNTIIFTDDKLINQTLEILKSKKIYAVKFTQELSNKERIEILKDFGEGYIQALVAMKILDEGVDVPESKIAVIMSSSTNPREFIQRIGRVLRISDNKGYSYVYDIITKPAYVEDSILNLESNLFRAERERVKIIAKCALNYKEVMDEINKL
- a CDS encoding DNA-processing protein DprA; the protein is MNNEATCVLSLIRTNLTKEKINKIINFASENNISISKVLKFDESKFQELFSFSKEDIQEVLKAKDNLGNSSFLLEDITSKGIYLITVLDEEYPKKLKENLSIDELPPMLFCKGNTDLLNEKHISIVGSKNANEISIEFAKNITKKAAKNGQVVVSGYEKTIDKAIIESTINNGGRAIILLSQGILLFQIPNEYYEYYTDGNILILSIYTPNSKWDNNKTIETEKIKFAFGDEIYIADIKHEDEIWNSTVAIKNKTENIFVRQPEDTEDTANLELINKGLKAVNIIGEILEKEKSIEEHIIDILRDRKLKASQIREELKKKGIEISSQKLTHLIKSIPNIETEKDSAGNRYYLKDSPEQSQISYENLPLFREVEK
- a CDS encoding RecQ family ATP-dependent DNA helicase, giving the protein MDKKEALEHLRNKFGFNNFKENQWEIIQRILNGEKILLIARTGFGKSLCYQFPATVFDGITLVFSPLIALMRDQVKFLRKKGIPAASINSNHSDDNEENRKINKKILEDAVNGKYKILYIAPERIDNETWKKYLPNLKISFVVVDEAHCISVWGHDFRPDYRKIREIIRAVPKSIPVLAVTATADDFIAEDIKEQMQSYIGEDIEIVRNDLFRENLRIRVIEVNGEEEKLAFLLRYLKENNNGSGIVYTASRGRAEKYSRWLRFNNINAIYYHSEIKSKDRKTIEKEFFENKYKCVVATNALGMGIDKKDIRFIIHTEFPGSLIHYYQEIGRAGRDNKPSDIILLYDEKDIEIQEYFIDQSKPERYKYELVLISLKRKRATFDELVNETKLRKREVNNILVDLQDQRAIFKNNLDGKTYYEYNPNFKEINYAKIEEIKRYKLKKIVRF